A region from the Hypomesus transpacificus isolate Combined female chromosome 11, fHypTra1, whole genome shotgun sequence genome encodes:
- the hmx2 gene encoding homeobox protein HMX2 — protein MSNTENSGSKCSSTPISSFTIQSILGTSSDAPRSGSKESTKGLLPRRRSLSVSSEEECSGGEDSADCFCSDPGHNEPCIQHQPLNFSCLGKPKGLISNNDGIARRPTLLQDYKEQQERPCNQMSPISEERQADGADKQSNSAKKKTRTVFSRSQVYQLESTFDMKRYLSSSERACLASSLQLTETQVKTWFQNRRNKWKRQLSAELEAANMAHASAQTLVGMPLVFRDNSLLRVPVPRSIAFPTPLYYPGSSLPALPLYNLYNKIEY, from the exons ATGAGTAACACAGAAAACAGCGGAAGCAAGTGCTCGTCAACCCCTATTTCCAGTTTCACTATTCAGTCGATCCTGGGCACATCGTCCGACGCGCCTCGGTCAGGGTCTAAGGAAAGCACCAAGGGTCTCCTGCCGCGTAGACGCTCTCTGTCCGTGTCCTCTGAGGAAGAATGCAGCGGCGGGGAAGACTCTGCGGACTGTTTCTGCTCGGACCCTGGCCACAACGAACCATGCATCCAACATCAACCTCTAAATTTTTCATGTTTAG GTAAACCAAAAGGACTTATTTCCAACAATGACGGGATTGCACGGCGACCGACTCTGTTGCAGGATTACAAAGAGCAGCAAGAGAGACCATGCAATCAAATGTCACCGATATCtgaagaaagacaggcagacgggGCAGACAAACAAAGTAATTCAGCCAAGAAGAAGACTCGTACCGTGTTCTCGCGGAGTCAAGTGTACCAACTCGAGTCCACCTTTGATATGAAAAGATACTTGAGCAGTTCCGAACGCGCCTGCTTAGCATCCAGTCTGCAACTGACTGAAACTCAGGTAAAGACGTGGTTTCAGAACCGCAGGAACAAGTGGAAGCGACAGCTCTCGGCCGAACTGGAGGCGGCAAACATGGCACATGCCTCCGCACAAACACTTGTGGGGATGCCGCTAGTTTTCAGAGATAACTCGCTGCTTCGGGTACCAGTTCCAAGGTCTATTGCTTTCCCAACGCCTCTGTACTACCCCGGGAGCAGCCTTCCAGCGTTACCATTGTACAATCTTTATAATAAGATTGAATATTGA
- the hmx3a gene encoding homeobox protein HMX3 — MPETAPETCATAKDSPFFIKNLLNCDSKPSKPKPIFASTKTALEGGFSFSHVGELNFPRFELPTQRFALPAHYLERASAWWYPYTLSASNHLHRTEVAAKASARDSSPTSGTDRDSPDLVLKSDPDAKDDDDNKSGDEIVLEESDSEETKRESGVDDWKKNEDGADKKPCRKKKTRTVFSRSQVFQLESTFDMKRYLSSSERAGLAASLHLTETQVKIWFQNRRNKWKRQLAAELEAANLSHAAAQRIVRVPILYHESSASDTGSAASNVPVSQPLLTFPHPVYYSHPIVTSVPLLRPV; from the exons ATGCCCGAGACGGCACCAGAGACGTGCGCTACAGCTAAAGACTCCCCTTTCTTCATCAAAAACTTGCTGAACTGTGATAGCAAACCGTCTAAACCCAAGCCTATTTTTGCCTCGACAAAAACGGCATTGGAAGGTGGCTTTTCCTTCTCCCACGTCGGGGAATTGAACTTTCCTCGCTTCGAGTTACCCACACAGAGGTTTGCACTACCGGCACACTACCTTGAGCGAGCTTCAGCTTGGTGGTATCCATACACGCTGAGTGCGTCCAACCATCTACACAGGACTGAAG TTGCGGCTAAAGCAAGTGCGAGAGACTCCTCTCCAACCTCCGGCACAGACCGCGACTCGCCAGACCTGGTGCTCAAATCCGACCCAGACGCTAAAGATGACGATGACAACAAAAGCGGCGATGAGATCGTTCTCGAGGAGAGTGATTCAGAAGAAACAAAGAGGGAAAGTGGGGTAGATGACTGGAAGAAAAACGAGGACGGCGCGGACAAGAAACCTTGTCGAAAGAAGAAAACACGCACTGTCTTCTCTAGGAGTCAGGTGTTCCAGCTGGAGTCCACCTTTGACATGAAACGCTACTTGAGCAGCTCCGAGAGGGCCGGCCTGGCTGCTTCTTTACACCTGACAGAGACCCAAGTTAAAATTTGGTTTCAGAACAGGAGAAATAAATGGAAGAGGCAGCTGGCAGCTGAACTGGAAGCTGCCAACCTGAGCCACGCTGCAGCACAGAGGATAGTGCGAGTGCCCATCCTCTACCACGAGAGCTCGGCCTCGGATACTGGAAGCGCGGCGTCCAACGTGCCTGTGAGCCAGCCGCTCCTCACATTCCCTCACCCCGTCTATTACTCCCACCCTATCGTCACCTCCGTGCCGCTTCTCAGACCAGTCTGA